Below is a genomic region from Sorghum bicolor cultivar BTx623 chromosome 9, Sorghum_bicolor_NCBIv3, whole genome shotgun sequence.
ACTTTATCAACCTAAATCAAACGGGGCCTTAGAGTAAATGAAGTGTTTAGGGGCAACAAACTTTATAGTCTTTTTGGAGTTTTAAAAACTCCACTCTAGACCTCTTTTTTCTAAACCACGTTTTTACGCATACTTGTTTGCTTGAGCTTATAAGCCGAATCTATCAGCTattcaacaatgttttttttcttaCAACAAATTAGTCAACtatagcttatcagccaaacaaacaagAATACCCCGTACcaataaattataaattatgAACTATTGTGCAATTTTACATTAGATCTAATCTAAGCCTTCAAATACCCACAGTACCACTGGTGAAAATTGCAAGGGACAGTACCATCCGTAATTTTCACTGTAAAACCTTCAAACCCGCTTTCCcttaccgtgtgtttggttgggggttgggttggatccaacccagtTTTTGGGGACGGAGCCAATCTaaaagagtgtttggttgcacttcGATTTTGGGGATAGACTCAACCCATttcagtgtttggttgaaggattGGGGACACAGCGGCTCCGttcagtgtttggttgaaggaatTCAGTGTTTGGTGAACATCAACCCGGCTGGAGCGGCTCCGTCCGCCAGATTTTGACGGATGAGTCCAACCCGCATCTAAAAGAAACATTTCACTCTAGAGCCAACCCAACCCTCATATTTTCCAACCAAACAACCACAAGAACGGGTTCACTCTGATCCAGCTCGGCCCGCTCTGCAATCAAACACGCGCTTTTATAGCTCGAAATCTTCGCATCTCGCGAGGAGCCCCGCACCCGTGTACCAGGCGCCTCCAACGTGTCCAATCACCGCCCAGAATAAGCCACCCAAGGCCACGAACAATGCACCACGCTGACGCTGCTTCCCAAGTCCCAACCGGAGAGCCGGCGAATGGCACCCCGATCCACACGTTCGTTGCGAATCGCGCGCCCTTCGCCTATGCCGCAGGCCCCCGCGGCCCATAGCCAAGGCCGAGGCAGCCCCGCGCCGCGCCAACGCCTTCGCCTCCCTCGATGACCAGACGCGCACCGGCTCCCCGCACCTGCACACAGCCACAGCGCCCACCGCGAGAGCCGAGAGCGACACCAAAACCCCCACCCAAACCCGTGGCGCGGGGCAGCCCGGGTAGGCGCCCTCGCGCGCCACCACAAGCACAGCACAAAGAGACTTCGCACGCACCCCACCAGCCTAATCCCCCCCCGCGGGCGGGCAGATAACGGTCGCGGCACGGAAAGGGCGAGAGAGGAGGAGAGCGCTAGTCCAAGAGGCGCGGAGCAGGAGCGGACACATGGCGGAGGAAGGGGAGGAGGCggtgccgccggcggcggcgacggtggTGGGGGAGGAGGACGCGCCGGCCGGggaggcgccggcgccggccgtgGACTACTTTGGGCTGCCCGCTGAGCTGGTGTCCGTGCTGCCATCAGACCCGTTCGCGCAGCTGGACGTGGCGCGCAGGATCACCTCCATCGCGCTCTCGCACCGCCTCGGCCTCCTCGAGGCCGAGGCGGCGCGCCTGCGCTCGCAGCTCGCCGAGCGCGACGCCGAGGCCGAGGACCTCCGCGAGCGCGTCGAGCAGCTCGACGCCGCGCTCGCCGTCGCCACCGGCCGCGGAGCGGCCGAGGCGGCGCTCCTGCGCTCGCAGCTCGCCGAGCGCGACGCCGAGGCCGAGGACCTCCGGGAGCGCGTCGAGCAGCTCGACGCCGCGCTCGCCGTCGCCACCGgccgcctccgccgcgccgAGGAGGAAAAGGTAATCGCTGGTCAGTTTACTAGCGGCCTCTGGGTCTGGCTGACAGTGGCTGAGCTGTGCTTTCTGTGGAATGGTGGCTTCGGGCCGTCCCACCTGTCGCCTGTCGGCGACTCTGGTCCCGCGACGCTTGCGCCTAATGTCGTCTCTATTCCAGCAATGTAGCTGCGTGATATGTATGCTGCGCAATTTGGGCAACCGAAAATTACTTAACAGTCGAATGCTTCTTCATGTTGTGATCCGTGGACGATGGACGTACAGGAGGCACTGCAGCGGGACAACTCTGCGCTGTCCAACACCGTTACCAAGTTGAACAGAGATGTCGCCAAGGTACCATAACACTATTATTACCTTGCACTTGGGAAGAATTTGACAGATTTCTGTGTGTTGCACTACCAGTTTGGAACAATTACGTACCAATTCTCATCATACTTTCAAACTGAACCTTGTAGTCCTTAACATtataatgaaaaagaaaaaaaaaagaaaaaaaatggcaACGGGTCGGGAAAATGGCGTTTTTTTCTCTCGCATAAGCATGTCCAACCATTGATTGGTGCTGTACATAAGCCTTGACTGCTATACCATTTTAAACTTCATAGTTGTGTATTCTACTTTGTTGTGCAGTTGGAAGTTTTCAGAAAGACACTTGTGCAGTCACTCCAGGAAGATGACAGCAGTGATGTAAGTCTGGCATTCAGGCTGTGTCTAGTTGTTAACTCAAGAACCCAGAAATGTCTAGCGTTTCAGTTCTTCCCTTCTCTGTATTTGTAGCTGAATTGAAAGCAGGGACGAAGCCAGGAAAAAATTTAGGGGGGGCTGAACAAAAGTTCTACATCGACTTAGCTCTACTATTATCCCTCTTAAATAtacattaatgatgaagttcacaaaatatatctaaaaaataaagttcTCAGCCCACCCTACCTTATAAATTTATGTCTAAAATTAGAAAGAGGGTACTAAAAATTCCACTAAGCCAGCAACGGTAGGAGGGGCTGGAGCCCCCCTAGCTCCACTGCTGGCTTCGTCGCTGATTGAAAGTGATTTCTCTTTttaaattacttttctatagaatactGTTCCCGGGGCAAGAGTTGCAGCAACTTCAAATTTCTCCTCTGCACCATCAGGTACTACCTTATTCTCGTGGTCCTTGTGCTAGGTCCACATTATTCTAGTTTCCTAGGGTAATGTTGACTGTTGGATTTTTGTCAGATGAAGATTCTGCATTTCCAACTTCCAAATCATCACAGATTTCAGAAACTGCGAGTTCAGTTTCAGAGGAAAATAGCCAAGTTGACCCAGATGGTACATTCCTGTTTCATATAGTTAATCTTGTCTGATACAAAAATCTGTTGAATGATGTTTTACGCACAGAACCTTTTTGTACTTGCAGGACCTAGGCCACCCCGTCCTGGACGTCCACATGTATTTTTGCCGTCATACAACAGCACACCAAGGATGACTCCCCCAGGCTCACCTCCAAGGCGTTATGCATCGGTATCACCGCCAAGGCGACATTCAATCTCTGTTACATCGATGAATATGTTGAATGACAGGTCCTCAGGCTTTTCTGGTCAGCATACCTCTCCATTTGACGCTCCAAGTCAAACAGGTTAGCTCATAACCCCAAGAGTTAGTTATACTGTATGTCAAACACTTGAATGTTAATGCTGCTTTGTTCAGCAATCAGCATATATTACATTTAGTTGGTCAAGATATGTTACAATTTAACTGCCATCTAGTTGTAAATATCAAAATATATTGCAGTTCCACTGGACCCAAAAGTGAACTGTTTGCTTGCTTACTAGGTTCAATCTTTGATTTCTGTGTTTAACACGAAATCATAAATAAGCTATCCGTCTACTCTTTCTCATTGAGAGCTATTTGTTTTAGGACGAACAAGAGTTGATGGAAAGGAGTTCTTTCGTAATGTCAGGTATGTGCAAAAGTGCTCTTTTCCAAGTATTCAGTTTAACAATAGATTTTTTTCTCGGAAATATACTCAAGCCTTGTGAGTATAATATTTGATAAGAGTTAATAGAAGGAGTTTGGTGGACTCATTCTTCTTTCTGAAATTATGATCATGTAGCGTCTTCAAGAACTGCACATAGCCGCACAGTAGGCTCAACTGATTTGAGGATCTTGTTTTCCAGAAATCTAGAAAGAAACCTTTCAAATCCATTGATAATTGTTACAAAGAAAATTTTGTTCATTTTTCCAAGTGCATGATTGATTTGCCTCTTTAACTGTTGTACATGCAGAAATCGATTATCATATGAGCAGTTTGGTGCATTCCTGACTAATGTGAAGGAGCTGAACGCACACAGGCAGACCAGAGAGGTATAAATGGATCAACACTGAATAGACATCTGTTTGGGGATTTATGAACTAATTTTCTGATCCCCCTTTTGGTATTCGTTGAATGTCTCTTACAGGATACCTTAAGAAAGGCCGATGAAATCTTCGGTCCTGAAAACAAGGACCTGTACACCATTTTTGAGAGCCTGATAACTCGCAATATTCGCTAGTCTTCTGAAGGGTTGAAACATTACCCATGATTACTAGTGATTCAAGTTTTACCAGTATACTGTGATTATGATATTCATCACTATTTTAATTTGAAGTCTGTAGTCTGTTGTGGATTCTTGGTATCTAGTTCTATAGTTACTTATGTCCATGTAGTGTCCCACGTTTGTCTGGAAGCTacaatttatattctaatacaaGTGGAGGAAATATTGGAATAAAGGGAAATATGTTATTTGTCTGATATTTCTTGAACATAATTTATAGACTACAAATGTGAAACAAGTGCAGAACAAAAGTTAACAGCTAGCAGAGTACCCGTCAAGTTTTTAACAGCCAGCAGAGCACGTGAAGTCCATCTGAAGATAAATTTTATTGCTTATTAAGGCCCTTTCTTACAACTGTTGTGTTGAGTATCTCCTTTAGTTTTTTGCACTATGCTATAAGATGGTGAAATATGATGTAAACTGTTTTGGTTTTTTGGCATCTAATCTTTAATCCTTTTCCAGCAGTATTCTACAAATATATTACTTATTTTCTATCCTTTGCTATGTCCGCCCCTAAATGTTTGTGTGGCCTGCTCCAAATTGCCTTTTGCTCTTCAAAGCTCCCAACAACAGCAGATTGCTTATCGTTAGCCAAAGAATTTGCCAAATGGTTGTGATATGCTCCAGTATTCAAACTATATAATACATTCACTGGCTTTGCGCTCTTCTTGACCAAAATTTGCCCATT
It encodes:
- the LOC8076937 gene encoding uncharacterized protein At4g15545, with protein sequence MAEEGEEAVPPAAATVVGEEDAPAGEAPAPAVDYFGLPAELVSVLPSDPFAQLDVARRITSIALSHRLGLLEAEAARLRSQLAERDAEAEDLRERVEQLDAALAVATGRLRRAEEEKEALQRDNSALSNTVTKLNRDVAKLEVFRKTLVQSLQEDDSSDNTVPGARVAATSNFSSAPSDEDSAFPTSKSSQISETASSVSEENSQVDPDGPRPPRPGRPHVFLPSYNSTPRMTPPGSPPRRYASVSPPRRHSISVTSMNMLNDRSSGFSGQHTSPFDAPSQTGRTRVDGKEFFRNVRNRLSYEQFGAFLTNVKELNAHRQTREDTLRKADEIFGPENKDLYTIFESLITRNIR